One genomic window of Quercus robur cultivar Fastigiata chloroplast, complete genome includes the following:
- the rpoB gene encoding RNA polymerase beta subunit, whose amino-acid sequence MLGGRNEGMYTIPGFNQIQFEGFCRFIDQGLTEELYKFPKMEDRNQEIEFQLFVETYQLVEPVIKERDAVYESLTYSSELYVSAGLIWKNSRDMQEQTIFIGNIPLMNSLGTSIVNGIYRIVINQILQSPGIYYRSELDNTGISVYTGTIISDWGGRLELEIDRKARIWARVSRKQKISILVLSSAMGSNLREILENVCYPEIFLSFLNDKEKKKIGSKENAILEFYQQFACVGGDPVFSESLCKELQKKFFQQKCELGRIGRRNMNQRLNLDIPQNIPFLLPRDILAAADHLIGMKFGMGTLDDMNHLKNKRIRSVADLLQDQFGVALFRLENMIRGTIGGAIRHKLIPTPQNLVTSTPLTTTYESFFGLHPLSQVLDRTNPLTQIVHGRKLSYLGPGGLTGRTASFRIRDIHPSHYGRICPIDTSEGINVGLIGSLAIHARIGHWGFLESPFYEISERSKKVRMLYLSPSRDEYSIVASGNSLGLNRGIQEEQVVPVRYRQEFLTVEWEQVHLRSIFTFQYFSVGASLIPFIEHNDANRALMSSNMQRQAVPLSRSEKCIVGTGLERQVALDSGALAIAEHEGKLISTDADKILLSGKVDKGDIISIPLIMYQRSNKNTCMHQKPRVPRGKCIKKGQILADGAATVGGELALGKNVLVAYMPWEGYNSEDAVLISERLVYGDIYTSFHIRKYEIQTHVTSYGPERITNEIPHLKAYLLRNLDKNGIVMLGSWVETGDILVGKLTPQVAKESSYTPEDRLLRAILGIQVSTSKETCLKLPIGGRGRVIDVRWVQKKGVSSYNPEKIHVYISQKREIKVGDKVAGRHGNKGIISKILPRQDMPYLQDGRSVDMVFNPLGVPSRMNVGQIFECSLGVAGDLLGRHYRIAPFDERYEQEASRKLVFSELYEASKQTANPWVFDPEYPGKSRILDGRTGDPFEQPVLIGKPYILKLIHQVDDKIHGRSSGHYALVTQQPLRGRAKQGGQRVGEMEVWALEGFGVAHILQEMLTYKSDHIRARQEILGTTIIGRTIPKPEDAPESFRLLVRELRSLALELNHFLVSEKNFQMNRKEA is encoded by the coding sequence ATGCTTGGGGGTAGAAATGAGGGAATGTATACAATACCTGGGTTTAATCAAATACAATTTGAAGGGTTTTGTAGGTTCATTGATCAGGGCTTAACAGAAGAACTTTATAAGTTTCCAAAAATGGAAGATAGAAATCAAGAAATTGAATTTCAATTATTTGTGGAAACATATCAATTGGTAGAACCGGTGATAAAAGAAAGAGATGCTGTATATGAATCGCTCACATATTCTTCTGAATTATATGTATCCGCGGGATTAATTTGGAAAAACAGTAGAGATATGCAAGAACAAACCATTTTTATTGGAAACATTCCTCTAATGAATTCCTTGGGAACTTCTATAGTAAATGGAATATACAGAATTGTGATCAATCAAATATTGCAAAGCCCCGGTATCTATTACCGGTCAGAATTGGACAATACCGGAATTTCGGTTTATACAGGCACCATAATATCAGATTGGGGGGGGAGATTAGAATTAGAGATTGATCGAAAGGCAAGGATATGGGCTCGTGTGAGTAGGAAACAAAAAATATCTATTCTAGTTCTATCATCAGCTATGGGTTCGAACCTAAGAGAAATTCTAGAGAATGTTTGCTACCCTGAAATTTTTTTGTCTTTCCTGAATGATAAGGAGAAAAAAAAAATTGGGTCAAAAGAAAATGCCATTTTGGAGTTTTATCAACAATTTGCTTGTGTAGGCGGAGATCCGGTATTTTCTGAATCCTTATGTAAGGAATTACAAAAGAAATTCTTTCAACAAAAATGTGAATTAGGAAGGATTGGTCGCCGAAATATGAACCAGAGACTGAATCTTGATATACCTCAGAACATTCCATTTTTGTTACCGCGAGATATATTGGCAGCTGCGGATCATTTGATTGGAATGAAATTTGGAATGGGTACACTTGACGATATGAATCATTTGAAAAATAAACGTATTCGGTCTGTAGCGGATCTCTTACAAGATCAATTCGGAGTGGCTCTGTTTCGTTTAGAAAATATGATTAGAGGAACTATAGGCGGAGCAATTAGGCATAAATTGATACCAACTCCTCAGAATTTAGTAACTTCAACTCCATTAACAACCACTTATGAATCTTTTTTCGGATTACACCCCCTATCTCAAGTTTTGGATCGAACTAATCCATTAACGCAAATAGTTCATGGGAGAAAATTGAGTTATTTGGGCCCTGGAGGATTGACAGGTCGAACTGCTAGTTTTCGGATACGAGATATCCATCCTAGTCACTATGGGCGCATTTGCCCAATTGACACGTCTGAAGGAATCAATGTTGGACTTATTGGATCCTTAGCAATTCATGCGAGAATTGGTCATTGGGGGTTCCTAGAAAGCCCATTTTATGAAATCTCTGAGAGATCAAAAAAAGTGCGGATGCTTTATTTATCACCAAGTCGAGACGAATACTCTATTGTAGCATCAGGAAATTCTTTGGGGCTGAATCGAGGTATTCAAGAAGAGCAGGTTGTTCCGGTTAGATACCGTCAAGAATTCCTGACCGTTGAATGGGAACAGGTACATCTTCGAAGTATTTTTACCTTCCAATATTTTTCTGTTGGAGCTTCCCTCATTCCTTTTATCGAACATAATGATGCGAATCGAGCTTTAATGAGTTCTAATATGCAACGTCAGGCAGTTCCACTTTCCCGGTCCGAAAAGTGTATTGTTGGAACTGGGTTGGAACGCCAAGTGGCTCTAGATTCAGGGGCTCTCGCTATAGCTGAACACGAGGGAAAGCTCATTTCTACCGATGCTGACAAGATACTTTTATCGGGCAAGGTGGATAAGGGGGATATTATAAGCATTCCATTAATTATGTATCAACGTTCTAACAAAAATACTTGTATGCATCAAAAACCGAGGGTTCCGCGAGGTAAATGCATCAAAAAGGGACAAATTTTAGCGGATGGTGCTGCTACAGTTGGCGGCGAACTTGCTTTGGGAAAAAACGTATTAGTAGCTTATATGCCATGGGAGGGTTACAATTCTGAAGATGCGGTACTCATTAGCGAGCGTCTAGTATATGGAGATATTTATACTTCTTTTCACATACGGAAATATGAAATTCAGACTCATGTGACAAGCTACGGCCCTGAAAGAATCACTAATGAAATACCGCATCTCAAAGCCTACCTACTTCGAAATTTAGACAAAAATGGAATTGTGATGCTGGGGTCTTGGGTCGAAACGGGCGATATTTTAGTAGGTAAATTAACGCCTCAGGTGGCAAAAGAATCGTCGTATACCCCGGAGGACAGATTATTAAGAGCCATACTTGGCATTCAGGTATCCACTTCAAAAGAAACTTGTCTAAAACTACCCATAGGTGGTAGGGGTCGAGTTATTGATGTGAGGTGGGTCCAGAAAAAGGGAGTTTCCAGTTATAATCCAGAAAAAATTCATGTATATATTTCACAGAAACGTGAAATAAAAGTAGGTGATAAAGTCGCTGGAAGGCATGGAAATAAGGGTATCATTTCCAAAATTTTGCCTAGACAAGATATGCCGTATCTGCAAGATGGAAGATCCGTTGATATGGTCTTCAACCCATTAGGAGTACCTTCACGAATGAATGTAGGGCAGATATTTGAATGTTCGCTGGGGGTAGCGGGGGATCTGCTAGGTAGACATTATCGAATAGCACCTTTTGATGAGAGATATGAACAAGAGGCTTCGAGAAAACTAGTGTTTTCTGAATTATATGAAGCCAGTAAGCAAACAGCAAATCCATGGGTATTTGACCCCGAGTATCCGGGAAAAAGCAGAATATTGGATGGAAGAACGGGGGATCCTTTTGAGCAGCCTGTTTTAATAGGAAAGCCTTATATCTTGAAATTAATTCATCAAGTTGATGATAAAATACATGGACGTTCCAGCGGACATTATGCACTTGTTACACAACAACCCCTTAGAGGAAGGGCTAAGCAAGGAGGACAGCGGGTAGGAGAAATGGAGGTTTGGGCTCTAGAAGGGTTTGGTGTTGCTCATATTTTACAAGAGATGCTTACTTATAAATCTGATCATATTAGAGCTCGCCAAGAAATACTTGGTACTACAATCATTGGAAGAACAATACCTAAACCTGAGGATGCGCCAGAATCTTTTCGATTACTCGTTCGAGAACTACGATCTTTGGCTTTGGAACTTAATCATTTCCTTGTATCTGAGAAGAACTTCCAGATGAATAGGAAGGAAGCTTAA
- the petN gene encoding cytochrome b6/f complex subunit VIII, protein MDIVSLAWAALMVVFTFSLSLVVWGRSGL, encoded by the coding sequence ATGGATATAGTAAGTCTCGCTTGGGCTGCTTTAATGGTAGTCTTTACATTTTCTCTTTCACTCGTAGTATGGGGTAGAAGTGGACTCTAG
- the rpoC2 gene encoding RNA polymerase beta' subunit produces MEVLMAERANTVFHNKVIDGTAIKRLISRLIDHFGMAYTSHILDQVKTLGFQQATATSISLGIDDLLTIPSKGWLVQDAEQQSLVLEKHHYYGNVHAVEKLRQSIEIWYATSEYLRQEMNPNFRMTDPFNPVHMMSFSGARGNASQVHQLVGMRGLMSDPQGQMIDLPIQSNLREGLSLTEYIISCYGARKGVVDTAVRTSDAGYLTRRLVEIVQHIVVRRTDCGTIRGISVSPQNGTIPERIFIQTLIGRVLADDIYMGPRCIAVRNQDIGIGLVNRFLTFQTQPISIRTPFTCSSTSWICQLCYGRSPTHGGLVELGEAVGIIAGQSIGEPGTQLTLRTFHTGGVFTGGTAEHVRAPSNGKMKFNEDLVHPTRTRHGHPAFICYIYLYVTIESEDILHKVTIPPKSFLLVQNDQYVQSEQVIAEIRAGTYTFNFKERVRKHIYSNSEGEMHWSTDVYHAPEFTYSNVHLLPKTSHLWIVSGGSCRSSVASFSLQKDQDKISVHSLSAEGRSISSLSGNNDQVRQKFFSSDIFGKKKKQSEIPDYSELNRRGHCNLIYPVILYENFYLLAKRRRNRFIIPLQLIPEREKGLMPLSGVSIEIPGNGIFRKKSILAYFDDLQYRRKNSGITKYGTTGGHSILKNEDLIEYRGVKELKPKYQMKIDRFFFIPEEVHILPESSSIMVQNNSLIGLDTRITLNTRSRAGGLVRVERKKKWIELKIFSGDIHFPGEMDKISRHNDILLPLGAAKKNAKESKKKLKNWIYVQWIPPNKKKYFVLARPVIIYEIADGINLVTLFSQDLLHERDNMELRIVNYILYGNGKPIRGIYGTSIQLVRTCLLLNWKQDKKSSSVEEAHASFVEVNTNGMSRDFLRIDLVKSHISYIRKRKDPSGSGLIFDKRPDRTSINPFYSISSKAGIQQSLSQNQVTIRTLLKRNKECQSFIILSSSNCFQMGPFNDVKYYNDVIKKESMKRDSLIPIRNSLGPLGLGRTPQIAHFYSFYHLITYNQISVTKYLQLDNFKQTFQVLKYYLMDENGRVSIYNNPDPRGNIVLNPFNLNWNFLHHNYCEEASRIISLGQFICENLCIAKNGPHLKSGQVLIVQIDSVVIRSAKAYLATPGATVHGHYGEILYEGDTLVTFIYEKSRSRDITQGLPKVEQVLEVRSIDSISMNLEKRIEGWNKSITKIIGIPWRFLIGAELTIVQGRISLVNKIQKVYRSQGVQIHNRHIEIIVRQITSKVLVSEEGMSNVFSPGELIELLRAERTGRALEEAICYRAILLGITKASLNTQSFISEASFQETARVLAKAALRGRIDWLKGLKENVVLGGMIPVGTGFNGLVQRSRQHTNIPLETKNNKLFEAEMRDILFHHRELFDFFISRNLHDTLRQSFRGLNDS; encoded by the coding sequence ATGGAGGTACTTATGGCAGAACGGGCCAATACGGTCTTTCACAATAAAGTGATAGATGGAACTGCCATTAAACGACTTATTAGCAGATTAATAGATCACTTCGGAATGGCATATACATCACACATTCTGGATCAAGTAAAGACCCTCGGGTTCCAGCAAGCCACTGCTACATCCATTTCATTAGGAATTGATGATCTTTTAACAATACCTTCTAAGGGATGGTTAGTCCAAGATGCGGAACAACAAAGTTTGGTTTTGGAAAAACACCATTATTATGGAAATGTACACGCAGTAGAAAAATTACGACAATCCATTGAGATATGGTATGCTACAAGTGAATATTTGCGACAAGAAATGAATCCTAATTTTAGGATGACTGATCCTTTTAATCCAGTACATATGATGTCTTTTTCGGGAGCTAGAGGAAATGCATCTCAAGTACACCAATTAGTAGGTATGAGAGGGTTAATGTCGGATCCACAAGGACAAATGATTGATTTACCCATTCAAAGCAATTTACGTGAAGGACTGTCTTTAACAGAATATATAATTTCTTGCTACGGAGCCCGAAAAGGAGTTGTAGATACTGCTGTACGAACATCAGATGCTGGATATCTTACACGCAGACTTGTGGAAATTGTTCAACACATTGTTGTACGTAGAACAGATTGTGGTACTATCCGAGGTATTTCTGTGAGTCCTCAAAATGGGACGATACCGGAAAGGATTTTTATACAAACATTAATTGGTCGTGTATTAGCAGATGATATATATATGGGCCCACGATGCATTGCCGTTAGAAATCAAGATATTGGGATTGGACTTGTCAATCGATTTCTAACCTTTCAAACACAACCAATATCTATTCGAACCCCTTTTACTTGTAGTAGTACATCTTGGATCTGCCAATTATGTTATGGCCGAAGTCCTACTCATGGGGGCCTGGTCGAATTGGGAGAAGCTGTAGGTATTATCGCGGGTCAATCTATTGGGGAACCCGGCACTCAACTAACATTAAGAACCTTTCATACCGGCGGAGTATTCACAGGGGGTACTGCAGAACATGTACGAGCCCCTTCCAATGGAAAAATGAAATTCAATGAAGATTTAGTTCATCCCACACGTACACGTCATGGGCATCCCGCTTTTATATGTTATATATACTTGTATGTAACTATTGAGAGTGAAGATATTCTACACAAGGTCACTATTCCGCCAAAAAGTTTTCTTTTAGTCCAAAACGATCAATATGTACAATCAGAACAAGTTATTGCTGAGATTCGCGCGGGAACCTATACGTTTAATTTTAAGGAGAGGGTTAGAAAACATATTTATTCTAACTCAGAGGGAGAAATGCACTGGAGTACCGATGTATACCATGCACCGGAATTTACATACAGCAATGTACATCTCTTACCAAAAACAAGTCATTTATGGATAGTATCAGGAGGTTCATGCCGCTCTAGTGTAGCCTCTTTTTCGCTTCAAAAGGATCAAGATAAAATTAGCGTTCATTCTCTTTCTGCTGAAGGAAGATCTATTTCTAGTCTGTCAGGAAATAATGATCAAGTAAGACAAAAATTCTTTAGTTCAGATATCTTTGGTAAAAAAAAAAAACAAAGTGAGATTCCTGATTATTCAGAACTTAATCGAAGGGGTCATTGTAATTTAATATATCCTGTTATTCTCTACGAAAATTTTTATTTATTGGCAAAGAGACGAAGAAATAGATTCATCATTCCATTACAATTGATTCCAGAACGAGAAAAAGGGCTAATGCCTCTTTCCGGTGTTTCGATTGAAATACCCGGAAATGGTATTTTTCGTAAAAAAAGTATTCTTGCTTATTTTGATGATCTTCAATACAGAAGAAAGAATTCAGGCATTACGAAATATGGGACTACAGGGGGGCATTCCATCCTCAAAAATGAGGATTTGATTGAGTATCGAGGAGTCAAAGAATTGAAGCCAAAATACCAAATGAAAATAGATCGATTTTTTTTCATTCCCGAGGAAGTACATATTTTGCCAGAATCTTCTTCCATAATGGTACAGAACAATAGTCTCATTGGACTAGATACACGAATCACTTTAAATACAAGAAGCCGAGCGGGCGGATTGGTCCGAGTGGAGAGAAAAAAAAAATGGATTGAACTTAAAATCTTTTCTGGAGATATCCATTTTCCTGGAGAGATGGATAAGATATCCCGACACAATGATATCTTGCTCCCGCTTGGAGCGGCAAAAAAAAATGCTAAGGAATCAAAAAAAAAATTGAAAAATTGGATCTATGTCCAATGGATCCCACCTAACAAGAAAAAGTATTTTGTTTTGGCTCGACCCGTAATCATATATGAGATAGCGGACGGTATAAATTTAGTAACACTTTTCTCCCAGGATCTGTTGCACGAAAGGGATAATATGGAACTTAGAATTGTCAATTATATCCTTTATGGCAATGGCAAACCAATTCGGGGAATTTATGGAACAAGTATTCAATTAGTTCGGACTTGTTTATTGTTGAATTGGAAACAAGACAAAAAAAGTTCTTCTGTCGAAGAGGCCCACGCTTCTTTTGTTGAAGTAAATACAAATGGTATGAGTCGAGATTTCCTGCGAATCGATTTAGTGAAATCCCATATTTCGTATATCAGAAAAAGGAAAGATCCGTCAGGTTCAGGATTGATCTTTGATAAGAGGCCAGACCGCACCAGTATCAATCCATTTTATTCTATTTCTTCCAAGGCAGGGATTCAACAATCACTTAGCCAAAATCAAGTAACTATTCGTACGTTGTTGAAGAGGAATAAGGAATGCCAATCTTTTATAATTTTGTCATCATCTAATTGTTTTCAAATGGGTCCATTCAACGATGTAAAATATTACAATGATGTAATAAAAAAAGAATCAATGAAAAGAGATAGTCTAATTCCAATTAGGAATTCCTTGGGACCTTTAGGATTAGGAAGAACCCCTCAAATTGCGCATTTTTATTCATTTTACCATTTAATAACTTATAATCAGATCTCGGTAACTAAATATTTACAACTTGACAATTTCAAACAGACTTTTCAAGTGCTTAAATATTATTTAATGGATGAAAATGGTAGGGTTTCTATTTATAATAATCCCGATCCGCGCGGTAACATCGTTTTGAATCCATTCAATTTGAATTGGAATTTTCTCCATCATAATTATTGTGAAGAAGCGTCTAGAATAATTAGCCTTGGGCAGTTTATTTGTGAAAATTTATGTATAGCCAAAAACGGACCGCACTTAAAATCGGGTCAAGTTCTAATTGTTCAAATTGACTCTGTAGTAATAAGATCAGCTAAAGCTTATTTGGCCACTCCGGGAGCAACCGTTCATGGCCATTATGGAGAAATCCTTTACGAAGGAGATACATTAGTTACATTTATATATGAAAAATCGAGATCTAGGGATATAACGCAAGGTCTTCCAAAAGTGGAACAAGTGTTAGAAGTGCGTTCGATTGATTCAATATCGATGAACCTAGAAAAGAGAATTGAGGGTTGGAACAAGAGTATAACAAAAATTATTGGAATTCCTTGGAGATTCTTGATTGGTGCTGAGCTAACTATAGTGCAAGGGCGTATCTCTTTGGTTAATAAGATCCAAAAAGTTTATAGATCTCAGGGGGTGCAGATTCATAATCGACATATAGAAATTATTGTGCGTCAAATAACATCAAAAGTGTTGGTTTCAGAAGAGGGAATGTCTAATGTTTTTTCACCCGGAGAACTGATTGAATTGTTGCGGGCGGAACGAACAGGGCGCGCTTTGGAAGAAGCGATCTGTTACCGAGCTATCTTATTGGGAATAACGAAAGCATCTCTAAATACTCAAAGTTTTATATCCGAAGCAAGTTTTCAAGAAACTGCTCGAGTTTTAGCAAAAGCCGCTCTCCGGGGTCGTATCGATTGGTTGAAAGGTCTGAAAGAGAACGTTGTTCTAGGGGGGATGATACCCGTTGGTACGGGATTCAACGGATTAGTGCAACGTTCAAGGCAACATACCAACATTCCTTTGGAAACCAAAAACAATAAACTATTCGAGGCAGAAATGCGAGATATTTTGTTCCACCACAGAGAATTATTTGATTTTTTCATTTCAAGGAATTTACACGATACACTGAGACAATCATTTCGAGGGTTGAATGATTCCTAA
- the rpoC1 gene encoding RNA polymerase beta produces MIDRYKHQQLRIGSVSPQQISAWANKILPNGEIVGEVTKPYTFHYKTNKPEKDGLFCERIFGPIKSGICACGNYRVIGDEKEDPNFCEQCGVEFVDSRIRRYQMGYIKLACPVTHVWYLKRLPSYIANLLDKPLKELEGLVYCDYPNFSFARPIAKKPTFLRLRGSFEYEIQSWKYSIPLFFTTQGFDAFRNREMSTGAGAIREQLADLDLRIIIDYSLVEWKELGEEGPPGNEWENRKVGRRKDFLVRRIEIAKHFIRTNIEPEWMVLCLLPVLPPELRPIIQIDGGKLMSSDINELYRRVIYRNNTLIDLLATSRSTPGELVMCQEKLVQEAVDTLLDNGIRGQPMRDGHNKVYKSFSDVIEGKEGRFRETLLGKRVDYSGRSVIVVGPSLSLHQCGLPREIAIELFQPFVIRGLIRQHRASNMGVAKSKIREKESIVWEILQEVMQGHPILLNRAPTLHRLGIQAFHPILVEGRAICLHPLVCKGFNADFDGDQMAVHVPLSLEAQVEARLLMFSHMNLLSPSIGNPISLPTQDMLIGLYVLTSGNRRGICANRYNPCNRINYQNEKMDANSYKYTKEKEPFFCNSYDAIGAYRQKRINLDSTLWLRWQLDQRVIASREAPIEVHYESLGTYHEIYEHYLIVRSIKKEILCTYIRTTVGPISLYREIEEAIQGLCRTCSYGT; encoded by the exons ATGATCGATCGGTATAAACATCAACAACTCCGAATTGGATCAGTTTCTCCTCAACAAATAAGTGCTTGGGCCAATAAAATCCTACCTAATGGGGAGATAGTTGGAGAGGTGACAAAACCGTATACTTTTCATTACAAAACCAATAAACCTGAAAAAGATGGATTGTTTTGTGAAAGAATTTTTGGGCCGATAAAAAGTGGGATTTGCGCTTGTGGAAATTATCGAGTAATCGGGGATGAAAAAGAAGACCCTAATTTTTGTGAACAATGCGGAGTCGAATTCGTGGATTCTCGGATACGAAGATACCAAATGGGCTATATCAAACTGGCATGCCCAGTAACCCATGTGTGGTATTTGAAGCGTCTTCCTAGTTATATCGCGAATCTTTTAGATAAACCTCTTAAAGAATTAGAAGGACTGGTATACTGCGAT TACCCAAATTTTTCTTTTGCTAGGCCCATAGCTAAAAAACCTACTTTCTTACGATTACGAGGTTCATTCGAATATGAAATCCAATCCTGGAAATACAGCATCCCACTTTTCTTTACTACCCAAGGCTTCGATGCATTTCGAAATCGAGAAATGTCTACTGGAGCAGGTGCTATACGAGAACAATTAGCCGATCTGGATTTGCGAATTATTATAGATTATTCGTTGGTAGAATGGAAAGAATTAGGGGAAGAAGGGCCCCCGGGTAATGAGTGGGAAAATAGAAAGGTTGGAAGAAGAAAGGATTTTTTGGTTAGACGCATCGAAATAGCTAAGCATTTTATTCGAACAAATATAGAACCAGAATGGATGGTTTTATGTCTATTACCAGTTCTTCCTCCCGAGTTGAGACCGATCATTCAGATAGACGGGGGTAAACTAATGAGCTCGGATATTAATGAACTTTATAGAAGAGTTATTTATCGGAACAATACTCTTATCGATTTATTAGCAACAAGTAGATCGACACCGGGGGAATTAGTAATGTGTCAGGAGAAATTGGTACAAGAAGCTGTGGATACACTTCTTGATAATGGAATCCGCGGACAACCAATGAGGGACGGTCATAATAAGGTTTACAAGTCGTTTTCGGATGTAATTGAAGGCAAAGAGGGAAGATTTCGTGAGACTCTGCTTGGCAAACGGGTGGATTATTCGGGTCGTTCTGTCATTGTCGTGGGTCCCTCCCTTTCATTACATCAATGTGGATTGCCTCGCGAAATAGCAATAGAACTTTTCCAGCCATTTGTAATTCGTGGTCTAATTAGACAACATCGTGCTTCGAACATGGGAGTTGCTAAGAGTAAAATTCGGGAAAAAGAGTCAATTGTATGGGAAATACTTCAGGAAGTTATGCAGGGGCACCCCATATTGCTGAATAGAGCACCTACTCTGCATAGATTAGGCATACAGGCATTCCACCCCATTTTAGTGGAAGGGCGCGCTATTTGTTTACATCCATTAGTTTGTAAGGGATTCAATGCAGATTTTGATGGGGATCAAATGGCGGTTCATGTACCTTTATCTTTGGAGGCTCAAGTGGAGGCTCGTTTACTTATGTTTTCTCATATGAATCTATTGTCTCCATCTATTGGGAATCCAATTTCCCTACCAACCCAAGATATGCTTATTGGGCTCTATGTATTAACGAGCGGGAATCGCCGAGGTATTTGTGCAAATAGGTATAATCCATGTAATCGCATAAATTATCAAAATGAAAAAATGGATGCCAATAGCTATAAGTATACGAAAGAAAAAGAACCCTTTTTTTGTAATTCCTATGATGCAATTGGAGCTTATCGTCAGAAAAGAATCAATTTAGATAGTACTTTATGGCTCCGGTGGCAACTAGACCAACGCGTTATTGCTTCAAGAGAAGCTCCTATCGAAGTTCACTATGAATCTTTGGGTACTTATCATGAGATTTATGAGCACTACTTAATAGTAAGAAGTATAAAAAAAGAAATTCTTTGTACATACATTCGAACCACGGTTGGTCCTATTTCTCTTTATCGAGAAATCGAAGAAGCTATCCAAGGGTTGTGCCGGACCTGCTCATATGGTACCTAA
- the atpI gene encoding ATP synthase CF0 subunit IV: protein MNVLLCYINTLKGLYDISGVEVGQHFYWKIGGFQVHAQVIITSWVVIAILLGSAIIAVRNPQTIPTDSQNFFEYVLEFIRDVSKTQIGEEYGPWVPFIGTLFLFIFVSNWSGALLPWKIIQLPHGELAAPTNDINTTVALALLTSVAYFYAGLSKKGLGYFGKYIQPTPILLPINILEDFTKPLSLSFRLFGNILADELVVLVLVSLVPSVVPIPVMLLGLFTSGIQALIFATLAAAYIGESMEGHH from the coding sequence ATGAATGTTCTATTATGTTATATCAACACACTAAAAGGCTTATACGATATATCCGGTGTGGAAGTCGGCCAACATTTCTATTGGAAAATAGGAGGTTTTCAAGTCCATGCCCAAGTAATTATTACTTCTTGGGTTGTAATTGCTATCTTATTAGGTTCAGCCATTATAGCTGTTCGTAATCCACAAACCATTCCTACTGACAGTCAGAATTTCTTCGAATATGTTCTTGAATTCATTCGAGATGTGAGCAAAACTCAGATTGGCGAAGAATACGGTCCATGGGTTCCCTTTATTGGAACTTTGTTTCTATTTATTTTTGTTTCGAATTGGTCGGGTGCTCTTTTACCTTGGAAAATCATACAGTTACCTCATGGGGAATTAGCCGCGCCTACAAATGATATAAATACTACTGTTGCTTTAGCTTTACTCACGTCAGTAGCATATTTCTATGCGGGTCTTAGTAAAAAAGGATTAGGTTATTTTGGTAAATACATTCAACCAACTCCAATCCTTTTACCCATTAATATTTTAGAAGATTTCACAAAACCCCTATCGCTTAGTTTTCGACTTTTCGGAAATATATTAGCTGATGAATTAGTAGTTCTTGTTCTTGTTTCTTTAGTACCTTCAGTGGTTCCTATACCCGTCATGTTACTTGGATTATTTACAAGCGGTATTCAAGCTCTTATTTTTGCAACTTTAGCTGCGGCTTATATAGGCGAATCCATGGAGGGTCATCATTGA
- the rps2 gene encoding ribosomal protein S2 — MTRRYWNIHLEEMMEAGVHFGHGTSKWNPRMEPYISSKRKGIHIINLIRTARFLSEACDLVFDTASRGKQFLIVGTKNKAADSVARAAIRARCHYVNKKWLGGMLTNWYTTETILHKFRDLRTEQKMGRLNRLPKRDSAMLKRQLSHLQTYLGGIKYMTGLPDIVIIVDQQEEYMALRECMILGIPTICLIDTNCDPDLADISIPANDDAIASIRLILNKLVFAICEGRSSYIRNP, encoded by the coding sequence ATGACAAGAAGATATTGGAACATCCATTTGGAAGAAATGATGGAAGCAGGAGTTCATTTTGGTCATGGTACTAGTAAATGGAATCCTAGAATGGAACCTTATATCTCTTCAAAGCGTAAAGGTATTCATATTATAAATCTTATTAGAACTGCCCGTTTTTTATCAGAAGCTTGTGATTTAGTTTTTGATACAGCAAGTAGGGGAAAGCAATTCTTAATTGTTGGTACCAAAAATAAAGCAGCCGATTCAGTAGCACGGGCTGCAATAAGGGCCCGTTGTCATTATGTTAATAAAAAATGGCTAGGCGGTATGTTAACGAATTGGTATACTACGGAAACGATACTTCATAAGTTCAGGGACTTGAGAACGGAACAAAAGATGGGGAGACTCAATCGTCTTCCGAAAAGAGATTCAGCTATGTTGAAGAGACAATTATCTCACTTGCAAACATATCTGGGCGGGATCAAATATATGACTGGATTACCCGATATTGTAATAATCGTTGATCAGCAAGAAGAATATATGGCTCTTCGAGAATGTATGATTTTGGGAATTCCAACGATTTGTTTAATCGATACAAATTGTGACCCAGATCTCGCTGATATTTCGATCCCAGCAAATGATGACGCGATAGCTTCAATCCGATTAATTCTTAACAAATTAGTATTTGCAATTTGTGAGGGTCGTTCTAGTTATATACGAAATCCTTGA